GTGTTCTCCGAGCAAGATCGCGTCGGCATCGGCACCTTCCAACCCAAAGACGAAAAGAACCAGGACAGCACCGAGCTGACCGGCGATATCAACTACCGCAAGATCGCGATCTACGGTTCGGACAGCGACCCGCGCGCGTTTAACTTCGACGGCGAGTTTAATATCGCCAACCGCGGCGTGATCGAGTTCATCGAGATGCTCAAGCTCGACGTAGCCTTCCTGTACGACCTGCTAGGCGCCAGCCAGGAGCATAAGATCAAGTCGAAGAAGTTCGCGCAGACCGACATCGACGAGGTGATCATCGGCCACACCAACGAGCCTGAATATCGCCGGCTCGAGAACAATGAATTCATGGAGGCGCTCAAAGACCGCACCGTGCGCATCGACATCCCCTACATCACGCGCTTGCGCGACGAGATCAAGATCTACGAGCGCGACTTCAACCGCCGCAATGTGCGCGTACACATCGCCCCGCACACGCTCGAGGTGGCCGCCATGTGGGCCGTGCTGACGCGGCTCGAAGAGCCCAAGAAGCCGAACCTGACGCTGCTGCAAAAGCTCAAGCTCTACAACGGCAAGACGCTGCCCGGCTTCACCGAAGACAATATCAAAGAGCTGCGCAAAGAGACCATGCGCGAAGGCATGGAGGGCATCAGCCCGCGCTATATTCAGGACAAAATCTCGAACGCGCTGGTGAACTTCCAGGAAGACGGCTACATCAACCCGTTTATGGTGCTGAACGAACTCGAGGGCGGCCTCAAGAACCACGCGCTGATCAGCGCCGAGGAAGACCGCAAACGCTACAAAGACCTGCTCTCGGTGGTGAAGGAAGAGTACACCGAGATCGTCAAGAACGAGGTTCAGCGCGCGATCTCGGCCGACGAAGAGGCGATCAAGCGCCTGTGCGGCAACTACATCGACAATATCAAGGCCTACACCCAGCGCGAGAAGGTGCGCAATAAATACACCGGCCAGTACGAAGAGCCCGACGAGCGCCTGATGCGCAGTATCGAGGAGAAGATCGACATCCCCGAGAGCCGCAAAGACGACTTCCGGCGCGAGATCATGAACTATATCGGCGCGCTGGCGATCGAGGGCCGCACCTTCGACTACAAAACCAACGAGCGGCTGCATAAGGCCCTCGAGCTCAAGCTATTCGAAGACCAGAAGGACTCGATCAAGCTGACCTCGCTGGTCTCGCGGGTGATCGACAAAGACACCCAGGAGAAGATCGACGTGGTCAAGGCGCGCCTGATCCGCGATTTCGGCTACAACGAGCAGAGCGCCACCGATGTGCTGAACTACGTGGCCAGCATCTTCGCGCGTGGCGACACCAAGAATTAAGTTTTGAATGTTGAGTTTTGAGTTTTGAGTTGCCAAGCAGTCGTAACTCAAAACTCAGAACTCAAAACTTAAAATTCCCGAAGGGAATACTATGTCGATTAGGCGCGTCGAGCGCGACTTGGGTCGCTTTCGCCAGATTGTGCGCGGCAAAATCAAGAAAGACCTGCGCAAATACATGTCGCAGGGCGAGATGATCGGCCGCCAGGGGCGCAAATATGTGTCCATCCCGCTGCCGCAGATCGACCTGCCGCAGTTTCGCTATGGCGCCAAGCAGGGCGGCGGCGTTGGCCAGGGCGATGGCGATGTGGGCGACCCGATCGGCCAGGGCGACCCACAACAAGGCCAGGGTGAGGCCGGCTCGGAGCCAGGCCAGCATGTGATCGAGGTCGACATCACGATCGAAGAGCTGGCCCAGATCCTGGGCGAAGAGCTACAGCTGCCGAATATCGAGCCGCGCGGCAAGAAGAATATTGTCGCGAAGAGGGATAAATACTCGGGCATCCGCAGAGTCGGCCCCGATTCGCTGCGCCACTTCAAGCGCACCTACCGCGAGGCACTCCGCCGCCAGATCTCGTCGGGTGAGTACAATGCCAGCAACCCGATCGTAGTGCCGATCCGCGAGGACATGCGCTTCCGCTCGTGGAAAGAGACCCACCTGCCCGAGTCGAACGCGGTGATCATCTATATGATGGATGTGTCGGGCTCGATGGGCAGCGAGCAGAAAGAGCTGGTGCGGATCACCGCATTCTGGATCGAGACATGGCTGCGCTCGCAGTATAAAGCGATCGAGATCCGCTATATCGTCCACGATGCAGCCGCCAAAGAGGTCGATCAGAACACCTTCTACCATATCCGCGAGGGCGGCGGCACCAAGATCTCGTCGGCCTACAAGCTGTGCAACAAGCTGATCGACGAGCGCTACTCGCCCGATGAGTGGAACATCTACCCGTTCCAT
The sequence above is drawn from the Candidatus Kouleothrix ribensis genome and encodes:
- a CDS encoding serine protein kinase, translating into MTTQVGASLLQLVSEMQDRKTFQELNWTGTFGEYLDIIAQNPTVARNAFQRIYDMIMSYGTEEFIDAKKRLVRYKFFSDMSFDQNDAIFGLEIPLMRLVNFFKAAAQGYGTEKRVLLLHGPVGSSKSTIVRRLKKGLEHYSRTDAGALYTFDWHLGESSDFDPAALKESDWEPCPMHEDPLHLIPPDLRERFVSEFNAGRPEGERLRIVGELCPSCRYNYREQMLRYGGDWATVIRRIRVRRLVFSEQDRVGIGTFQPKDEKNQDSTELTGDINYRKIAIYGSDSDPRAFNFDGEFNIANRGVIEFIEMLKLDVAFLYDLLGASQEHKIKSKKFAQTDIDEVIIGHTNEPEYRRLENNEFMEALKDRTVRIDIPYITRLRDEIKIYERDFNRRNVRVHIAPHTLEVAAMWAVLTRLEEPKKPNLTLLQKLKLYNGKTLPGFTEDNIKELRKETMREGMEGISPRYIQDKISNALVNFQEDGYINPFMVLNELEGGLKNHALISAEEDRKRYKDLLSVVKEEYTEIVKNEVQRAISADEEAIKRLCGNYIDNIKAYTQREKVRNKYTGQYEEPDERLMRSIEEKIDIPESRKDDFRREIMNYIGALAIEGRTFDYKTNERLHKALELKLFEDQKDSIKLTSLVSRVIDKDTQEKIDVVKARLIRDFGYNEQSATDVLNYVASIFARGDTKN
- a CDS encoding DUF444 family protein, with protein sequence MSIRRVERDLGRFRQIVRGKIKKDLRKYMSQGEMIGRQGRKYVSIPLPQIDLPQFRYGAKQGGGVGQGDGDVGDPIGQGDPQQGQGEAGSEPGQHVIEVDITIEELAQILGEELQLPNIEPRGKKNIVAKRDKYSGIRRVGPDSLRHFKRTYREALRRQISSGEYNASNPIVVPIREDMRFRSWKETHLPESNAVIIYMMDVSGSMGSEQKELVRITAFWIETWLRSQYKAIEIRYIVHDAAAKEVDQNTFYHIREGGGTKISSAYKLCNKLIDERYSPDEWNIYPFHFSDGDNWGGGDTRECVELLRSQVLPKVNQFCYGQVRSLYGSGRFAHDLEEYLGREENLVISEIADRDDVYDAIKDFLGKGK